From the Girardinichthys multiradiatus isolate DD_20200921_A chromosome 22, DD_fGirMul_XY1, whole genome shotgun sequence genome, one window contains:
- the si:dkey-174i8.1 gene encoding arylsulfatase I: MRKLIHSVLFLGTSVILLGGLGCLCEYDGKVDTEVGQSRSPHLIFIMVDDQGYGDIGYHGSDIQTPALDQLAAEGVKLENYYVQPICSPSRSQLMTGCYQIHTGLQHSIIRPRQPLCLPPDIPTLPERLAEAGYATHMVGKWHLGFSRPNCLPTQRGFQSFLGTLTGSGDHFSYQSCDGAEACGFDLHDGNRPAWEMRGNYSTLLYIERAKKILQSHNSHTPLFLYLSLQAAHAPLQAPDLFLHHYNEQSNRQRRHYAAMLSCLDEGVAQLVEELKTSGLYQNSVLIYSSDNGGQPLSGGSNWPLRGGKGTYWEGGIRAVGFVHSPLLKRKGIVSKALIHVSDWYPTLLGIAGSLQSHHNLDGHNVWGCIGKGLSCPRTEILFNIDPVSRKPGEPYGKALVLNGFGIWDTAVRAALRVGDWKLLTGNVGDGDWIPPQALPVGPEQWQKLEKRRNKLGKSVWLFNISADPYERFDLAEVRPEVVKHLLIRLAEYNHTAVMARNPPDDPMADPELHGGVWRPWLGLEGQEENEKDEYGRKEKILKVKHCKLCKLKALFKKVGSRLERKTLF, translated from the exons ATGAGGAAACTAATTCACTCTGTGCTTTTCCTTGGGACAAGTGTAATCTTACTGGGTGGTCTTGGCTGCTTGTGTGAATATGATGGCAAAGTGGACACAGAAGTGGGACAGTCCAGGTCCCCTCACCTTATCTTCATCATGGTGGACGACCAGGGTTACGGAGACATTGGATATCATGGTTCAGACATTCAAACTCCTGCGCTGGACCAACTCGCAGCAGAGGGCGTCAAACTGGAAAATTATTACGTCCAGCCTATCTGCTCACCCTCTCGCAGTCAGCTCATGACAGGATG TTACCAAATTCACACTGGACTCCAACATTCGATTATCCGACCTCGTCAGCCTCTCTGTTTGCCCCCAGACATTCCCACTCTACCTGAACGTCTGGCTGAGGCTGGATATGCCACTCACATGGTTGGGAAATGGCACCTGGGATTCTCCAGGCCAAACTGCCTTCCCACACAACGTGGATTTCAGAGTTTCTTGGGAACCCTGACAGGCAGTGGAGACCATTTCTCCTACCAGAGCTGCGATGGGGCAGAAGCATGTGGATTTGACTTGCACGACGGGAACAGACCTGCCTGGGAGATGAGAGGGAACTACTCTACGCTGCTTTACATTGAGAG AGCTAAGAAGATTTTGCAGAGCCACAACTCCCACACACCACTCTTCCTCTACCTGTCCCTCCAGGCTGCACATGCTCCCCTACAGGCACCAGACCTTTTTCTGCACCACTATAACGAACAGAGCAATCGTCAAAGGCGTCACTATGCAGCCATGCTAAGCTGCTTGGATGAAGGTGTTGCACAACTTGTTGAAGAGCTGAAGACTAGTGGGCTCTATCAGAACTCAGTCCTGATCTATTCATCTGATAACGGTGGACAGCCACTCTCAGGCGGGAGCAACTGGCCACTGAGAGGAGGGAAAGGGACCTACTGGGAGGGGGGCATCCGTGCTGTGGGGTTTGTCCATAGTCCCCTTCTGAAAAGGAAGGGTATTGTAAGCAAAGCACTTATCCATGTTTCTGACTGGTATCCCACATTGCTCGGGATTGCAGGGAGCCTGCAATCCCACCACAATCTGGACGGCCATAATGTCTGGGGTTGCATTGGCAAGGGCTTATCCTGCCCTCGCACAGAAATCCTTTTCAACATCGACCCTGTGTCCAGGAAACCCGGGGAGCCATATGGCAAGGCATTGGTACTCAATGGTTTCGGGATCTGGGACACTGCTGTGAGAGCAGCGTTAAGAGTGGGTGATTGGAAGCTATTGACAGGAAATGTGGGTGATGGGGACTGGATACCACCACAGGCTCTTCCTGTTGGCCCAGAACAGTGGCAGAAACTCGAGAAGCGGCGCAATAAGCTGGGGAAGTCGGTGTGGCTGTTTAACATCAGCGCTGACCCATACGAGAGGTTCGACCTTGCTGAGGTTCGACCAGAGGTGGTGAAACATCTTTTGATTAGGCTGGCAGAGTATAACCACACAGCTGTGATGGCCAGGAACCCACCAGATGATCCTATGGCTGATCCAGAACTACATGGCGGAGTATGGCGACCCTGGCTGGGCCTCGAGGGGcaggaagaaaatgaaaaagatgaatatggCAGAAAGGAGAAGATTTTAAAGGTTAAACATTGCAAATTATGCAAATTAAAAGCCCTCTTCAAAAAAGTAGGGTCACGTCTGGAAAGAAAAACCCTTTTCTAA